The proteins below are encoded in one region of Juglans microcarpa x Juglans regia isolate MS1-56 chromosome 4D, Jm3101_v1.0, whole genome shotgun sequence:
- the LOC121259418 gene encoding DAR GTPase 3, chloroplastic isoform X1 — protein sequence MAVQLSGLWLPNSPAIPGLFLQFPTTKPKSSPTALAAAASLSSPPSTIQIVGGKVPGWYENGNANVPSWHENGNANFEDGCHGESDWVELDADLYHWTKALRPVQWYPGHIAKTEKQLKEQLKLMDVVIEVRDARIPLSTSHPQMDSWLGNRKRILVLNREDMISTADRNAWATYFSRQGTKVVFSNGQLGLGTMKLGRLAKALSADVNVRRRAKGLLPRAVRAGIVGYPNVGKSSLINRLLKRRMCPAAPRPGVTRELKWVCFGNDLELLDSPGMIPMRIGDQSAAIKLAICDDIGERSYDVADVAAILVQMLARLSSVGTKPLYNRYKIDVDGQCGKTFVQKLALHLFSGDTHQAAFRILSDFRKGKFGWIALERPPS from the exons ATGGCGGTTCAGCTCTCAGGCCTATGGCTTCCAAACTCTCCTGCAATCCCGGGACTCTTCCTTCAGTTCCCGACAACCAAACCCAAGTCATCTCCAACGGCTCTCGCAGCTGCAGCTTCTCTCTCGTCCCCACCTTCCACCATCCAG ATTGTTGGTGGGAAAGTTCCCGGTTGGTATGAAAATGGGAATGCCAATGTTCCCAGTTGGCATGAAAATGGGAATGCCAATTTCGAAGATGGATGTCATGGAGAGAGTGATTGGGTTGAGCTGGATGCTGATCTTTATCACTGGACAAAGGCACTGCGACCTGTTCAG TGGTATCCTGGTCATATAGCCAAAACAGAAAAACAGCTTAAAGAGCAACTTAAGCTAATGGATGTGGTGATAGAGGTGCGAGACGCAAGAATTCCATTGTCAACTAGTCATCCACAG ATGGATTCGTGGCTGGGAAATAGGAAAAGAATTCTGGTGTTGAATAGAGAAGACATGATATCCACGGCAGACCGAAATGCTTGGGCTACTTATTTTTCAAGGCAAGGAACGAAGGTTGTCTTTTCCAATGGGCAACTCGGGCTG GGCACTATGAAGCTGGGGCGGTTAGCAAAGGCATTATCAGCAGATGTGAATGTCAGACGCAGAGCCAAAGGACTACTTCCACGGGCG gTACGAGCTGGAATAGTTGGATATCCAAATGTTGGAAAATCATCTTTGATAAACCGTTTGCTGAAGCGGAGAATGTGTCCAGCAGCTCCCAGACCAGGTGTCACAAGAGAGTTGAA GTGGGTTTGTTTTGGAAATGACCTTGAGTTGCTGGACTCTCCTGGAATGATTCCAATGCGGATTGGTGACCAGTCAGCTGCAATAAAGCTTGCTATATGTGATGACATTGGAGAGAGATCATATGATGTTGCTGATGTTGCTGCAATTCTTGTACAGATGTTGGCAAGGCTTTCATCAGTCG GCACAAAACCTCTTTACAACCGTTACAAGATTGATGTGGATGGTCAATGTGGTAAAAC ATTCGTTCAGAAGCTTGCACTTCACTTGTTCAGTGGTGACACTCATCAAGCGGCTTTTCGTATTCTCTCTGATTTCCGGAAAGGGAAGTTTGGTTGGATTGCATTGGAGAGGCCTCCCAGTTAA
- the LOC121259418 gene encoding DAR GTPase 3, chloroplastic isoform X2 translates to MAVQLSGLWLPNSPAIPGLFLQFPTTKPKSSPTALAAAASLSSPPSTIQIVGGKVPSWHENGNANFEDGCHGESDWVELDADLYHWTKALRPVQWYPGHIAKTEKQLKEQLKLMDVVIEVRDARIPLSTSHPQMDSWLGNRKRILVLNREDMISTADRNAWATYFSRQGTKVVFSNGQLGLGTMKLGRLAKALSADVNVRRRAKGLLPRAVRAGIVGYPNVGKSSLINRLLKRRMCPAAPRPGVTRELKWVCFGNDLELLDSPGMIPMRIGDQSAAIKLAICDDIGERSYDVADVAAILVQMLARLSSVGTKPLYNRYKIDVDGQCGKTFVQKLALHLFSGDTHQAAFRILSDFRKGKFGWIALERPPS, encoded by the exons ATGGCGGTTCAGCTCTCAGGCCTATGGCTTCCAAACTCTCCTGCAATCCCGGGACTCTTCCTTCAGTTCCCGACAACCAAACCCAAGTCATCTCCAACGGCTCTCGCAGCTGCAGCTTCTCTCTCGTCCCCACCTTCCACCATCCAG ATTGTTGGTGGGAAA GTTCCCAGTTGGCATGAAAATGGGAATGCCAATTTCGAAGATGGATGTCATGGAGAGAGTGATTGGGTTGAGCTGGATGCTGATCTTTATCACTGGACAAAGGCACTGCGACCTGTTCAG TGGTATCCTGGTCATATAGCCAAAACAGAAAAACAGCTTAAAGAGCAACTTAAGCTAATGGATGTGGTGATAGAGGTGCGAGACGCAAGAATTCCATTGTCAACTAGTCATCCACAG ATGGATTCGTGGCTGGGAAATAGGAAAAGAATTCTGGTGTTGAATAGAGAAGACATGATATCCACGGCAGACCGAAATGCTTGGGCTACTTATTTTTCAAGGCAAGGAACGAAGGTTGTCTTTTCCAATGGGCAACTCGGGCTG GGCACTATGAAGCTGGGGCGGTTAGCAAAGGCATTATCAGCAGATGTGAATGTCAGACGCAGAGCCAAAGGACTACTTCCACGGGCG gTACGAGCTGGAATAGTTGGATATCCAAATGTTGGAAAATCATCTTTGATAAACCGTTTGCTGAAGCGGAGAATGTGTCCAGCAGCTCCCAGACCAGGTGTCACAAGAGAGTTGAA GTGGGTTTGTTTTGGAAATGACCTTGAGTTGCTGGACTCTCCTGGAATGATTCCAATGCGGATTGGTGACCAGTCAGCTGCAATAAAGCTTGCTATATGTGATGACATTGGAGAGAGATCATATGATGTTGCTGATGTTGCTGCAATTCTTGTACAGATGTTGGCAAGGCTTTCATCAGTCG GCACAAAACCTCTTTACAACCGTTACAAGATTGATGTGGATGGTCAATGTGGTAAAAC ATTCGTTCAGAAGCTTGCACTTCACTTGTTCAGTGGTGACACTCATCAAGCGGCTTTTCGTATTCTCTCTGATTTCCGGAAAGGGAAGTTTGGTTGGATTGCATTGGAGAGGCCTCCCAGTTAA